From one Sus scrofa isolate TJ Tabasco breed Duroc chromosome 9, Sscrofa11.1, whole genome shotgun sequence genomic stretch:
- the ADAMTS15 gene encoding A disintegrin and metalloproteinase with thrombospondin motifs 15: MLLLGILTLALAGAPAGGSEPEREVVVPIRLDPDINGRRYYRRGPEDSEDQGLIFQITAFQEDFYLHLTPDAQFLAPAFATEHLGVPLQGLIESSPDLRRCFYSGDVNAEPDSFAAVSLCGGIRGAFGYRGAEYVISPLPNASAPTAQRNSQGAHLLQRRAAPGGPPGDPTSRCGVASGWNPAILRALDAYKPPRIGLGEDRSRRRSGRAKRFVSIPRYVETLVVADESMVKFHGADLEHYLLTLLATAARLYRHPSILNPINIVVVKVLLLGDRDTGPKVTGNAALTLRNFCAWQKKLNKVSDKHPEYWDTAILFTRQDLCGATTCDTLGMADVGTMCDPKRSCSVIEDDGLPSAFTTAHELGHVFNMPHDNVKVCEEVFGKLRANHMMSPTLIQIDRTHPWSACSAAIVTDFLDSGHGDCLLDQPSKPISLPEDLPGASYTLSQQCELAFGVGSKPCPYMQYCTKLWCTGKAKGQMVCQTRHFPWADGTSCGEGKFCLKGTCVERHNLNKYRVDGSWAKWEAYGPCSRTCGGGVQLARRQCSNPAPANGGKYCEGVRVKYRSCNLESCPSSASGKSFREEQCEAFNGYNHSTNRLTLAVAWVPKYSGVSPRDKCKLICRANGTGYFYVLAPKVVDGTPCTPDSTSVCVQGKCIKAGCDGNLGSKKKFDKCGVCGGDNRSCKKVSGLFTKPMHGYNFVVAIPAGASSIDIRQRGYKGLIGDDNYLALKNSQGKYLLNGHFVVSAVERDLVVKGSLLRYSGTGTAVESLQASRPILEPLTVEVLSVGKMTPPRVRYSFYLPKEPREDRSSPPKEPRAPSVLHNSVLSLSNQVEQPDPQPPARWVAGSWGPCSVSCGGGLQRRQVDCRGSPGLRGVAACDAAHRPPETRPCGEPCPAWELGAWSPCSKSCGRGFKRRPLKCVGHGGRLLARDRCNLRRKPQELDFCILRPC; the protein is encoded by the exons ATGCTTCTGCTGGGCATCTTAACGCTGGCTCTCGCCGGGGCACCGGCTGGCGGCTCAGAGCCAGAGCGGGAGGTGGTGGTCCCCATCCGACTGGACCCGGATATCAACGGCCGCCGCTATTACCGGCGGGGTCCCGAGGACTCAGAGGATCAGGGACTCATTTTTCAGATCACAGCATTTCAGGAGGATTTCTACCTACACCTGACGCCAGATGCTCAGTTCCTGGCACCCGCTTTCGCCACAGAGCATCTGGGCGTCCCCCTCCAGGGACTCATCGAGAGCTCCCCGGACTTGCGACGTTGTTTCTACTCTGGAGACGTGAACGCGGAGCCAGACTCTTTTGCTGCTGTGAGCCTGTGCGGGGGGATACGCGGAGCCTTCGGATACCGAGGCGCTGAGTATGTCATTAGCCCGTTGCCCAATGCCAGCGCGCCGACGGCGCAGCGCAACAGTCAGGGCGCACACCTCCTCCAGCGCCGGGCCGCCCCCGGCGGGCCTCCTGGAGATCCTACCTCTCGCTGTGGGGTGGCCTCAGGCTGGAACCCCGCCATTCTGCGGGCCCTGGACGCTTACAAGCCTCCGCGGATAGGCTTAGGGGAAGATCGCAGCCGGCGCAGGTCCGGGCGCGCCAAGCGCTTCGTGTCTATCCCGCGATACGTGGAGACGCTGGTGGTGGCAGACGAGTCCATGGTCAAGTTCCACGGCGCGGACTTGGAGCATTATCTGCTGACGCTGTTGGCCACGGCGGCGCGACTCTACCGCCATCCCAGCATCCTCAACCCCATCAACATCGTCGTGGTCAAGGTGCTGCTTCTTGGAGACCGCGACACAGGGCCCAAGGTCACGGGCAACGCGGCCTTGACGCTGCGCAACTTCTGCGCGTGGCAGAAGAAGCTGAACAAAGTGAGTGACAAGCATCCTGAGTACTGGGACACCGCCATCCTCTTCACCAGGCAG GACCTGTGTGGGGCCACCACCTGTGACACGCTGGGCATGGCTGACGTGGGCACCATGTGCGACCCCAAGCGAAGCTGCTCTGTGATCGAGGATGATGGGCTCCCCTCTGCCTTCACCACCGCCCACGAGCTGG GCCACGTGTTCAACATGCCCCACGACAACGTGAAAGTGTGTGAGGAGGTGTTTGGGAAGCTCCGAGCCAACCACATGATGTCCCCCACGCTCATCCAGATCGACCGCACGCATCCCTGGTCGGCCTGCAGCGCGGCCATCGTCACCGACTTCCTGGACAGTGGGCATG GCGACTGCCTCCTGGACCAACCTAGCAAGCCCATCTCCCTGCCTGAGGACCTGCCAGGTGCCAGCTACACCCTGAGCCAGCAGTGCGAGCTGGCCTTTGGCGTGGGCTCTAAGCCATGTCCCTACATGCAGTACTGCACAAAACTGTGGTGCACCGGCAAGGCCAAGGGCCAGATGGTGTGCCAGACCCGCCACTTCCCCTGGGCAGATGGCACCAGCTGTGGTGAGGGCAAGTTCTGCCTCAAGGGCACCTGCGTGGAGAGGCACAACCTCAATAAGTACCGG GTGGATGGCTCCTGGGCCAAGTGGGAGGCCTACGGCCCCTGCTCCCGCACCTGCGGCGGGGGCGTGCAGCTGGCCCGACGGCAGTGCAGCAACCCCGCCCCGGCCAACGGCGGCAAGTACTGCGAGGGCGTGAGGGTGAAGTACCGCTCGTGCAACCTGGAGTCCTGCCCTAGCTCAG CCTCTGGTAAGAGTTTCCGGGAGGAGCAGTGTGAGGCCTTCAACGGCTACAACCACAGCACCAACCGGCTCACCCTGGCTGTGGCCTGGGTGCCCAAGTACTCAGGTGTCTCTCCGAGGGACAAGTGCAAGCTCATCTGCCGAGCCAATGGCACTGGCTACTTCTACGTGCTGGCGCCCAAG GTGGTGGATGGCACGCCGTGTACTCCTGACTCCACCTCGGTCTGCGTCCAAGGCAAGTGCATCAAGGCGGGCTGCGACGGGAACCTGGGCTCCAAGAAGAAGTTTGACAAGTGTGGGGTGTGCGGAGGAGACAATAGGAGCTGTAAGAAGGTGTCAGGACTCTTCACCAAGCCCAT GCACGGCTATAACTTTGTGGTGGCCATTCCGGCGGGTGCCTCCAGCATCGACATCCGCCAGAGAGGCTACAAGGGGCTGATCGGAGACGACAACTACCTGGCCCTGAAGAACAGCCAGGGCAAGTACCTGCTCAACGGGCACTTCGTGGTGTCAGCCGTCGAGCGGGACCTGGTGGTGAAGGGCAGCCTGCTGCGCTATAGTGGCACGGGGACGGCGGTGGAGAGCCTGCAGGCCTCCCGGCCCATCCTGGAGCCACTGACAGTGGAGGTGCTCTCCGTGGGGAAGATGACGCCGCCCCGGGTCCGCTACTCCTTCTACCTGCCCAAGGAGCCCCGGGAGGACCGGTCCTCACCACCCAAGGAGCCCCGGGCCCCCTCTGTGCTCCACAACAGCGTCCTCAGCCTCTCCAACCAGGTGGAGCAGCCGGACCCCCAACCCCCCGCTCGCTGGGTGGCGGGCAGCTGGGGGCCGTGCTCAGTGAGCTGCGGTGGCGGTCTGCAGAGGAGGCAGGTGGACTGCCGCGGGTCCCCTGGGCTGCGCGGGGTGGCCGCTTGCGACGCTGCCCACCGGCCCCCCGAGACGCGCCCCTGCGGGGAGCCCTGCCCCGCCTGGGAGCTGGGCGCCTGGTCACCCTGTTCCAAGAGCTGCGGCCGGGGGTTCAAGAGGCGTCCGCTCAAATGCGTGGGCCACGGAGGGCGGCTGCTGGCGCGGGACCGGTGCAACCTGCGCCGCAAGCCCCAGGAGCTGGACTTCTGCATCTTGCGGCCGTGCTGA